The nucleotide window gcaggcagacatggtaagccgtacacttgtggcagtttaaaacttttatattaccactggcctcatttcacatttaaatcaatgtcagtccctgctgccagcaatccggcaagcgggaactctgcccctgtcccaccccctcgcggctgtccccgggaatgatccctttcggctgcccctctcccgcctccaccgcgtggctgcaaaccagcggtgacagttctgtaaaggaacgggaaagcagtcccaacactaacattcccctacctaattaaaagcaggtcaccatggccgacatcaccctgatgaggatctccgagagcgacaaagagagaatgctccgggaaagcctccaaagaccagggccgtatgccgccctgctgtgcagagcaatgatccccgagtacctgataatctcgtggcgcggcaacgtgtcgtacttcggaggacccaataaggccgctctccccaagaacctcatgcaacggctttcaagttacctccaggagagcttcatcgagatgtcccaggaggattactgctctatccccgcacatatagaccgcattttactgtagctgcagtagcagggaatacacagtagagcggcttgtgcaggacaatcactgaaaaccggacattgctagatttcttttcaaaacttgcactgccccttactaaaccgttaagcgcctagggcacactaatcatgaacaacccattcttttaattgttaatattcctgttttgttaaaaataaatgtttagatgtttacaacacttactggctgatccttcaccagattctgtgtccggggtaatggctggggacgcttcgtaggggatctctgtaagggtgatgaagagatcctggctgtcggggaaatcagcgttgtgagagctgccaactgcctcgccctcctcatctccttcctcatcttccccgtcccctaacatgtctgaggaaccggccgtggacagtatcccatcctcagagtccacggtcactggtggggtagtggtggcggcagcaccgaggatggaatgcagtgcctcgtagaaacgggatgtctggggatgggatccggagcgtccgtttgcctctttggtcttctggtagccttgtctcagctccttgattttcacgcggcactgcgttgcatcccggctgtatcctctctctgccatgtctttagagatcttctcgtagatctttgcattccttcttttggatcgcagctcggaaagcacggactcatcgccccacacagcgatgagatccaagacttcacgatcagtccatgctggggctctctttctattcccagactgcacggccatcactgctggagagctctgcatcgttgccagtgctgctgtgctcgccacgatgtccagacaggaaatgagattcaaactggccagacaggaaaaggaattcaaattcaaattttcccggggcttttcctgtgtggctggtcagagcatccgagctcgcactgctgtccagagcgtcaacagagtggtgcactgtgggatagctcccggagctattagcgtcgatttccatccacacctagcctaattcgacatggccatgtcgaatttagcgctactcccctcgtcggggaggagtacagaagtcgaattaaagagacctctatgtcgaactaaatagcatcgcagtgtggacgggtgcagggttaattcgatttaacggcgctaacttcgacataaacgcctagtgtagaccaggccttaattagGGTAATTTTGGTCTCCATAGTGTGTATGCCACTCACTTACACATTGGTAAACTAAGTATAAGTAGCTCAAGGAGCATCTAACACACTTGGCCCAAAGTTTACTGCTACACAAAAGCTTTTGGTGACAGTATTAATATATTGTCACACAGGCAGAGAACTATTGCCACAGTTCCACAGGGCTGGTAGATGCGGTGTTACTGAATTCCAGTGACAAAACAGGGCTCTGAGGCCTACACACTGGAAAAGAAGCACTCTTCCAGAGGGGTTCTTCTCAACTCTTCAGCTATTTTGAGTCCAGAAGGCAGACGCAGCCTGCAGACAGGCTTCCAACAAAGCCAGAGGTTATATGCAGATCTGGTTTCTAAAAGAATGTGGGATTCTGCTTAGTAAGAGCTAAGCACTCATATACTTTTCCATGCCTAGGACTCTGTTTATTatgaataaggctaagattttgaaatgggcaacaaacaaaaattcatgtggtcgtgacttttactaaaaataaccatacaCGCCATGGCAGAGGCgcacagccccagctgcagcccccactgCGGGGCAGGGGCACACGgcaccagcagcagcccctgccgCAAGCCATGAGGCAGAGGCACATGGCCCCAGCAGTGGCTCCCGCCAAAAGCTGCGGGGCAGGGGCGCACAGCCCCGGCGGCAGCTCCCACCGCGGGGCTATGTGGGGAGCAtagcctggctccagccacagctttagctgctgacagctgaagaagtcacggaggtccagtaaagtcacggaatccgtgactgccgtgacctccgtgactaaatcgtagccttaattatgaaTACTAAACATCAAGTAGTGgtgatgatctagtggtcccttctggtctccATAACACCTGGTATTAACATGCAAAATCTTTGTGAAAAGGAGTCCCACTACCAGTTCATTGTCTTTTTCTCCTCTAGGGAGGCTCTGCATGCCCAAGGAGTTATACGTAGCCAAGCACCAGAATCCAGCACCTAGGCACCGATTCGCCTACAAATCCTCAGGCTGCGTAGCCAGCCTCTTCTTGGCTACCCTGGCCTGGAGACAGCTGCTTTCAAAACCCAACAAAGACACAGTATAATCAGCACTGAGCACACCgcctgccctgggagcaagggaTGGGAAGGGTAATCAAAGCCAGGTTTCCAGCTCTGCAGGGCTGAGTACTACTAGGCCAGCATGTTGATCAGTAACATTAAATCCTAAATCCTGTACCTTGGAGGTTTTATGCTTCTGTCCAGTATGTGAGAGCTGAGCCGTGGCCATAGCGCCTCAAAGTGCTGCCTTCCACATGCAACTAGAACCTGCAGAGAAATAAACATTAACCACTTGGCAAATACAGGATTCCTCGTATTTCTCATCTTCCTGAGCATAAGAACCAGACTGCATAAGAACTCTCTCTAGGTTTGAAAGCCGAGCTCTTGCCAAGACAGCTAAATGGTGTCAGACTGACGTCACTCTGTGCCACCGTTTGGAAGTTCACATGGCAGGAAGAACCCCTCAGTATCTATAAACAAACTGTCAATAGTACTGGAAATTCAGTGCCAGAGCCACAGCTGGAGGGAATTGTTGTGGCTCCAGAGACTTCAATGAAGCTAGGccaatttacatcaactgaggatctggctctctaTCTCTTTGACAGATCTCTTTGATCCTCAGGCTGGTGCACAGAACAATGCTAATGCTCAGAAATGCTGAGCCGACTCCCAGACAGCTGTTTTAACAAGCCAAAGAGCATTGTGCTTTTAAAAGAGCACTGTCAAGCTGAAAGCAAAATATTAATCTTGACCCATTTTAAGTCTCTATCTGAAACAtcccaaacatttttaaaataatagtaaTCCCCATTTATCTTCCATAGAAATAAAGGGATTTAATCCCCTTTTAAGTGAAAATTTTATCTGAGCCTTCCTACTGAGCCACTATAGCTGTCTTCATAATATAGCATTTTTCACTTTCAAAATTCTTGACAAACATTAACAAACTAAGCCTCATTTCATTCCCCAAAGGTAGAGCagcatcatagaatcacagaactggaaaggacctcaagagatcatctagtccagtcccctgcactcaaggcaggactaagtattatctagaacatccctgacaggtgtttctccaacctgctcttaaaaatccccaatgatgaagattccaccaacctcgctaggtaatttattccagtgcttaaccactctaacagttaggaagtttttcctaatgtccaacctaaatcacacttgctgcaatttaagcccattgtttcttgtcctagctgcagaggttaagaagaacaatttttctccctcctccttgtaacaaccttttatgtacttgaaaactgttatgtcccctctcagtcttctcttctccagactaaacaaatccaattttttcaatcttccctcataggccatgttttctagacctttaatcatttttgttgctcttccctggactttctccaatttgtccacatcttttgttgaaatgtggcgcccagaactggacacaatactccagctgaggcctaatcagcatggagtagagcggaagaattacttctcatgtcttgcttacaatactcctgctaataaatcccagaatgatgtttgctttttttgcaacaactttacactgttgactcatatttagcttgtgatccactatgactcccagatacctttccgcagtactccttcctaggcagtcatttcccattttgtatgtgtgcaactgattgttccttcctaagtggagtactttgcatttgtccttattgaatttcatcctatttacttcagaccatttctctagtttgtccagatcattttgaattttaatcctatcctccaaagcacctgcAACCCCTCTCaacttggtatcgtccgcaaactttattaagtgtactctctatgccactatctaaatcattgatgaagatattgaacagaaccagacccagaaccaatccctgtgggaccctattcgttatgcccttccagcatgactgtgaaccactgataactactctctgggaatgattttccaaccagttatgaacccaccttatagtagctccatctagattgaatttccctagtttgtttatgagaaggtgatgcaagacagtatcaaaagccttactaaagtcaagatataccacatctaccgctttcctccatccacaaggcttgttaccctgtcaaagaaagcaatcaggttggtttgacatgatttgttcttgacaaatccatgctgactgttctttatcaccttattatctgctaggtgtttgcaaactgattgcttaattatttgctccattatttttccggGTACAGAAGCTAAGCTGACTGGTCAGTAATTCCctgagttgtccttatttccattttatagatgggcactatatttgcccttttctagtcttctggaatgtctcccgtcttccatgacttttcaaagataattgctaatggctcagatatctgctcagtcagctccttgagtattctaggatgcatttcatcacgcCCTAGTGATTTAAAGACATCTaccttgtctaagtaattttttacttattttttccctattttagattCTGATCCcacttcattttcactggcattcactattttaGACATCCACCaaacttcttggtgaaaaccgaaacaaagaagtcattaagtaactctgccatttccacattttttgttattgtcttcccccctcattgagtaacgggcctactttgtccttggtcttcctcttgcttctaatttatttgtagaatgttttcttgtttccttttatgtccctagctagtttgatctcgttttgtgccttggcttttctaattttgtccctacatacttgtattatttgtttatattcatcctttgtaatttgaccacttttccactttttgtaggactcttttttgaattttagatcattgaagatctcctgattgAGccaggtggtctcttgccatacttcctatctttcctaggCACagattgtgcctcagtttccctgagcGGTTAAAGCCAACACCTTCCAACTTGGAGATGCCTACACTTACTCACCTAAGCCCATAATTAGATACCTAAGTAAGTggggagcctgattctgatctcagttcacCATGAAAATCCAGAGTCACTCACTGTAATCAATAGTTATTCccaatttacactggtataaataaaatcagaatctggctcctGATTTTTAGCTCACTTTAATTTACTGTGGAGATGTCGTAGGTGTCTCAAATTGAGACAGTAGTGGCTACTTTTGAAAAGTGACTTAGCCAGACCACATATGGAGTCAACTGTAGAGCCAGGATCAGAACCCAAGAGTTGCTTGGTCTTAGCCCTAGCATGTCACCACTTTTCAAAAGTTATCATTCCCAGCTCCAGCTATACAGAGGAAAAGGCACATGAGGATTTCTGTGAAATGCATGCTGGATCATATTGCCAATGGAACTACTCCTGATTACACCAGTAACGTGAGAGGAGAAGCCCAGTAAATGAGGCACATGCTCTTGGAGCACGGGCTCATGTAGATTTTCTTTTACAGCTGATAATTATTGGGCTTGGATAATCTGTGTAAAGTATGGGGCATAAAGGCacatggccagattctgctctgtcACAACACTTGGCCCACAGGCAACACATATGTTGGGAGGGTTTGAAAAGGAGGAAGGGCTACTAGGCTCCCTCTTAACGCAGCAACGATTAACCATGTGTCCATGGAGAGCCTATGGAGGGGGGACAAAAGGGGCTCCAAGTAGAGCGCCACCCAATGTAGGCGGGTGTGTGAGTGTGCGCAGAACACTGCCCCCTCACAGAGTGTGGTAGAGTGGGACAGGTGGGGCTCTAAGGGTAGGGTGACCATccgtcccatttttaaagggacagtcctgttttttgggactttttcttatataggcacctattacccacccccacccctgtcccattttttccacagtcgctatctgcagggccggctccgggcaccagcttctcaagcaggtgcttggggtggctgctccggagaggggcggcacatccaggtattcggcggcaattcggcggacggtccctcactgcgcctgggagcgaaggacctcccgccgaattgcagccgcagatcgcgatcgcggcttttttttgtttgtttgttttgtttgtgttttggctgcttggggcggccaaaaccctggagccggccctggctatctggtcaccctatctaagggggatatgatatcCCCctctctgggtgtgtgtgggggcacaCAGGGATCAGGGCATATCaccccctcggggggggggggagccgatgGGGATCTGGGGGATACCGCCCCCTCAGGGTGTTTGCGGGGGTCTCGATGGACCGGGCCCTTCCCGCTGCCGGTACCTCACCAAGGAGGGACTCCGGAAGCCAGGCGCCACCGCGGGACCGAGCGAGCGAGAACGGAGCCCGCGCGCACCTTGACTACTCTGCCGAGCCCGCCTGCCCAAGCGCCTGCCTCGCCACagcggccccgccccctgctcgggccgggccgggccaggccccGCACCCCGCCCCCTAGAGCCCCGTGCTCAGACcgcttccccatcccccccaaccccccgtgcTCAGACctcgcccccccccagcgctctgtgctcagaccccccccccgagACCAGTGCTCA belongs to Chrysemys picta bellii isolate R12L10 chromosome 15, ASM1138683v2, whole genome shotgun sequence and includes:
- the LOC135975783 gene encoding uncharacterized protein LOC135975783, which produces MQSSPAVMAVQSGNRKRAPAWTDREVLDLIAVWGDESVLSELRSKRRNAKIYEKISKDMAERGYSRDATQCRVKIKELRQGYQKTKEANGRSGSHPQTSRFYEALHSILGAAATTTPPVTVDSEDGILSTAGSSDMLGDGEDEEGDEEGEAVGSSHNADFPDSQDLFITLTEIPYEASPAITPDTESGEGSATPSATVSQPSLESHSQRLARIRRRKKRTREDMFSELMASSQAQAAQQTQWRENLTRMHQANMDREERWRQEDQQATQTLLGLLREQTDTLRRLVDVLQERRQEDRAPLQSISNRPPPPPSPIPTSPKVQRRRGGRVPANSHSTPAESSSSRRLSFPNI